The genomic window GATTCATCAAGATAGACTTCGGGCTTAATTGTATCCTCACCTCTTCTGTTTGTGTTGGCACCGGTCTGAAAATGCCATCAGGTAACCGGTTTAAAAATGTTTGGTAGAATAAAAGGCCGATCACGCATTTCAGGCGACCGACCTTTTGGCGATTATTCCTTTACTTTTCTCATCCTGTAGCTTTCACCCTCAATCAAAACCGCTTCCGTATGGTGCAGCAAACGATCCAGCAAGGCCGATGTCAAGGTACTATCGTTATTAAAAATCTCCGGCCATTGTTTGAACACTCGATTGGTGGTGATAATTATGGAACCACGCTCATAACGCTCACTGATAATCTGGAATAAAAGATCAGCGCCTTTTTTATCGATGGGTAAATACCCCAACTCATCCATGATCAAAAGCGAAGGCTTATGGTATTTTTTCAGTTCCTGTTTCAACTGTCCTGCATGCTGGGCCGCAATCAGGTTATTCACCGCATCAATGGCTGATGTAAATAATACCGTGTTGTTTTTCAGGCAGGCCTGATAGCCCAGGGCTGTTGCAATGTGGGTTTTGCCCACACCCACTGAACCGATCAATACAATGTTGCTTTTCTCCTCGATACATTTAAGACGGAACAAATTTTTCACCTGGGCCTGATTGATTTTTTTAGGCCATGACCAGTCAAACTGATCCATGGTTTTGATAACCGGGAACCTCGCCATTTTAATCCGGCGATGGATGCACTTGTCACGACGTAAGTTGGCTTCATGTTCGACCAGTTCCGATAAATACCGGATATGATCCCATTGTTTACGGGCGGCGGTTTTTGCTATGGCTTCATAGTTTTCACGGATAAAAGGAAGTTTCAGGTAAACCATATGATCAGCGATTTTCATTTTTCACCCCCTATATCGTAAATTGACAAATCCGGTTTATCGAGGGTCAAATCCAGAAGATCGCTGCTGCGGGTCAGGTGAAGCGCTCCCGGTTCCTCAAGCTGATTACGGGAACGCTGTTCCA from Thermodesulfobacteriota bacterium includes these protein-coding regions:
- the istB gene encoding IS21-like element helper ATPase IstB encodes the protein MKIADHMVYLKLPFIRENYEAIAKTAARKQWDHIRYLSELVEHEANLRRDKCIHRRIKMARFPVIKTMDQFDWSWPKKINQAQVKNLFRLKCIEEKSNIVLIGSVGVGKTHIATALGYQACLKNNTVLFTSAIDAVNNLIAAQHAGQLKQELKKYHKPSLLIMDELGYLPIDKKGADLLFQIISERYERGSIIITTNRVFKQWPEIFNNDSTLTSALLDRLLHHTEAVLIEGESYRMRKVKE